The following proteins are co-located in the Aeromicrobium phoceense genome:
- the rpmB gene encoding 50S ribosomal protein L28, whose translation MAAVCDVCGKGPGFGHNVSHSHRRTKRRFDPNIQRVRAVVEGTPKRLNVCTGCLKAGKVSR comes from the coding sequence GTGGCAGCCGTCTGCGATGTGTGCGGCAAGGGACCGGGCTTCGGCCACAACGTGTCCCACTCGCACCGACGCACCAAGCGTCGTTTCGATCCGAACATCCAGCGCGTCCGCGCCGTCGTCGAGGGCACCCCGAAGCGGCTCAACGTCTGCACCGGTTGCCTGAAGGCCGGCAAGGTCTCGCGCTGA
- a CDS encoding DAK2 domain-containing protein yields the protein MALRIDTERFDAWARLCTEMLAVARDEIDAMNVFPVPDSDTGTNAYFTFVSGVEAIDALPAERSSVDVMRAFAEGLLIGARGNCGTILAELVLGSLRVLRECLDGLSSHDIADAPEAASTAAYAAVGRPQEGTILTVAASAARAARAAASTEDDPRRVLDVAAGAAREALALTPTQFERLARAGVVDAGGRALVVVLDSVAFALTGRAPTPRSATVPVPIAEPGSDLGEDGPSYEVMYLLRTADDRIPGLRDALEPLGDSLVVIGGEGLWNVHVHVDDVGAAIEAGIAAGSPFRISVTHFAEQIARPVAPAGGRVIISAVTGPGLAELTERAGGTALHFSPGSSLTVAQVAGAIADSGADEVILLPNRAGHIAMFEAAASAARDARARVAVLPTTVQVQALTALAVHDPGRPFDVVVVAMSNAAGATRHGAVTIAVEDGITMAGPCSAGDVLGVVNGDFAIIGSSEVDVAFEVLQRLDLATAEMVTLVTGRDCDPATSERIAARVQQEAPHVDVETIDGDQGTYPLFLAVE from the coding sequence ATGGCCCTGCGTATCGACACCGAGCGCTTCGACGCGTGGGCCCGGCTGTGCACCGAGATGCTGGCCGTCGCGCGGGACGAGATCGACGCCATGAACGTCTTCCCGGTCCCCGACAGCGACACCGGCACGAACGCCTACTTCACCTTCGTCTCCGGGGTCGAGGCCATCGACGCGCTGCCGGCCGAGCGGTCGTCGGTCGACGTCATGCGCGCCTTCGCCGAGGGCCTGCTGATCGGGGCGAGGGGCAACTGCGGCACGATCCTGGCCGAGCTGGTGCTCGGCAGCCTGCGCGTCCTGCGCGAGTGCCTCGACGGACTCAGCTCCCACGACATCGCCGACGCGCCCGAGGCCGCCTCCACCGCCGCCTACGCCGCGGTGGGCCGCCCGCAGGAGGGCACGATCCTCACGGTGGCGGCGTCGGCGGCGCGAGCGGCGCGCGCGGCCGCGTCCACGGAGGACGACCCCCGACGCGTGCTCGACGTGGCCGCCGGGGCGGCTCGCGAGGCGCTCGCGCTCACGCCCACGCAGTTCGAGAGACTCGCGCGGGCGGGGGTCGTCGACGCCGGCGGTCGCGCGCTCGTGGTCGTGCTCGACTCCGTCGCCTTCGCGCTCACCGGCCGCGCGCCCACACCGCGGTCCGCCACCGTCCCGGTGCCGATCGCTGAGCCCGGGTCCGACCTCGGCGAGGACGGGCCCTCGTACGAGGTGATGTACCTGCTGCGCACCGCCGACGACCGGATCCCCGGACTCCGCGACGCGCTCGAGCCGCTCGGTGACTCGCTGGTCGTGATCGGCGGCGAGGGGCTGTGGAACGTGCACGTGCACGTCGACGACGTGGGCGCGGCGATCGAGGCCGGCATCGCGGCCGGCTCGCCGTTCCGCATCTCCGTCACGCACTTCGCCGAGCAGATCGCCCGTCCCGTCGCGCCGGCGGGCGGCCGCGTGATCATCAGCGCGGTCACCGGTCCCGGCCTGGCCGAGCTCACCGAGCGGGCGGGCGGCACCGCGCTGCACTTCTCGCCCGGCTCGTCCCTTACGGTCGCCCAGGTCGCGGGCGCCATCGCCGACAGCGGCGCCGACGAGGTGATCCTCCTGCCCAACCGCGCCGGTCACATCGCGATGTTCGAGGCGGCCGCATCCGCGGCACGTGACGCCCGCGCCCGGGTCGCCGTGCTGCCCACCACCGTGCAGGTCCAGGCGCTCACCGCCCTCGCGGTCCACGATCCGGGCCGTCCCTTCGACGTGGTGGTCGTGGCGATGTCGAACGCCGCGGGCGCCACGCGGCACGGCGCCGTCACGATCGCCGTCGAGGACGGCATCACGATGGCGGGCCCGTGCTCGGCCGGTGACGTGCTCGGCGTGGTCAACGGCGACTTCGCGATCATCGGGTCCTCGGAGGTGGACGTCGCGTTCGAGGTGCTGCAGCGCCTCGATCTCGCGACCGCCGAGATGGTCACCCTCGTCACCGGACGCGACTGCGACCCCGCCACGAGCGAGCGGATCGCCGCGCGGGTCCAGCAGGAGGCGCCGCACGTCGACGTCGAGACGATCGACGGCGACCAGGGCACCTACCCGCTCTTCCTGGCGGTGGAATGA
- a CDS encoding ATP-dependent DNA helicase RecG produces MTAIDFDTRLSKVVGDSAKKLEKAFGHRTVGDLLRHFPRRYIDLEHPDSFNELEEGQVVAFVATVLDVKKLSFRSNPRKFRVVVTLSDGRATMEAVFFNQYVVSKTPVGSQQLLSGEVSVYQGRLQLASPHMRELPEGKTLADLGRGGGALPIYPPGGGLTTWDVERAGPVALDVVDVFPQPIPEQVRSERGLLDAPTAYEYIHRPRKRADWVFAQTRLRFEEAFEVQAVFARRRTDSQQRRALARPGRGDGIRVAFEQRLPFQLTAGQAQVAGEIDQDLADTHPMHRLLQGEVGSGKTIVALLAMLQVVDSGGQAALLAPTEVLATQHHRSIERMLGDLAKGGMLGGADEATRVRLLTGSMGAKARQQALLDIVSGEAGIVVGTHALLEETVKFADLGLVVIDEQHRFGVEQRSALSDRAAAADGVSPHVLVMTATPIPRTIAMTVFGDLEVSTLRELPAGRQPIQSNVVPVAEQPTWLERAWQRVHEEVARGRQAYVVVSRIGEAVAEDDVEPPEDDDEEQKRPTVGLVGLAEALEQGPLAGLRVGRLHGRMAADEKDAVMSAFAAGDVDVLVATTVVEVGVDVPNATMMIVMDADRFGVSQLHQLRGRVGRGSEPGLCLLVTGSPAGTPARERLAAVAASTDGFELSKLDVELRREGDVLGARQSGVRSSLRLLSVVRDEQVIADARDAAVAALASGDVPPDLEASIRRLEESERADYLERA; encoded by the coding sequence ATGACCGCGATCGACTTCGACACCCGCCTGTCCAAGGTGGTGGGGGACTCGGCCAAGAAGCTGGAGAAGGCGTTCGGCCACCGCACAGTCGGCGACCTGCTGCGCCACTTTCCGCGCCGGTACATCGACCTGGAGCACCCGGACTCGTTCAACGAGCTCGAGGAGGGCCAGGTCGTCGCGTTCGTCGCCACGGTGCTGGACGTCAAGAAGCTCTCGTTCCGCAGCAACCCGCGCAAGTTCCGCGTCGTGGTGACCCTGTCGGACGGGCGGGCCACGATGGAGGCGGTGTTCTTCAACCAGTACGTCGTCTCCAAGACGCCCGTCGGCAGCCAGCAGCTGCTGTCGGGCGAGGTCTCGGTCTACCAGGGACGGCTGCAGCTGGCGTCGCCCCACATGCGCGAGCTGCCCGAGGGCAAGACCCTCGCCGACCTCGGTCGCGGCGGCGGCGCGCTGCCGATCTATCCCCCGGGCGGGGGGCTCACCACGTGGGACGTCGAGCGAGCCGGCCCGGTGGCGCTCGACGTCGTCGACGTCTTCCCCCAGCCGATCCCCGAGCAGGTCCGCAGCGAGCGCGGCCTGCTCGACGCCCCCACGGCCTACGAGTACATCCACCGCCCGCGCAAGCGCGCCGACTGGGTGTTCGCCCAGACCCGGCTGCGCTTCGAGGAGGCCTTCGAGGTCCAGGCGGTCTTCGCGCGCCGCCGCACCGACTCGCAGCAGCGGCGTGCCCTCGCGCGGCCCGGTCGCGGCGACGGGATCCGGGTGGCGTTCGAGCAGCGACTGCCGTTCCAGCTCACGGCGGGCCAGGCGCAGGTGGCGGGCGAGATCGACCAGGACCTGGCCGACACGCACCCGATGCACCGGCTCCTGCAGGGTGAGGTCGGCTCGGGCAAGACGATCGTCGCCCTGCTCGCCATGCTCCAGGTCGTCGACTCCGGGGGACAGGCCGCGCTGCTGGCGCCCACCGAGGTGCTGGCCACCCAGCACCACCGCAGCATCGAGCGGATGCTCGGCGACCTCGCGAAGGGCGGCATGCTCGGCGGCGCCGACGAGGCGACGCGCGTGCGCCTGCTCACCGGCTCGATGGGGGCGAAGGCCCGTCAGCAGGCACTGCTCGACATCGTGTCGGGCGAGGCCGGGATCGTCGTGGGCACCCACGCGCTGCTGGAGGAGACGGTGAAGTTCGCCGACCTCGGGCTCGTGGTGATCGACGAGCAGCACCGCTTCGGCGTCGAGCAGCGCTCGGCGCTGTCCGACCGGGCGGCCGCGGCCGACGGCGTGAGCCCCCACGTCCTCGTCATGACCGCCACGCCCATCCCGCGCACGATCGCGATGACCGTGTTCGGCGACCTCGAGGTCTCCACGCTGCGCGAGCTGCCCGCGGGCCGCCAGCCGATCCAGAGCAACGTCGTGCCCGTGGCGGAGCAGCCCACGTGGCTCGAGCGCGCGTGGCAGCGGGTGCACGAGGAGGTCGCGCGCGGGCGCCAGGCCTACGTCGTGGTGTCGCGGATCGGCGAGGCCGTCGCGGAGGACGACGTCGAGCCGCCCGAGGACGACGACGAGGAGCAGAAGCGGCCCACGGTCGGCCTCGTCGGGCTGGCGGAGGCGCTCGAGCAGGGGCCCCTCGCCGGCCTGCGGGTCGGCCGCCTGCACGGGCGCATGGCCGCCGACGAGAAGGACGCGGTGATGTCGGCCTTCGCCGCGGGCGACGTCGACGTCCTCGTCGCCACGACCGTGGTCGAGGTGGGCGTCGACGTCCCCAACGCCACGATGATGATCGTGATGGACGCCGACCGCTTCGGCGTCTCGCAGCTGCACCAGCTGCGTGGCCGGGTGGGCCGTGGCTCCGAGCCGGGGCTGTGCCTGCTGGTCACGGGGTCGCCCGCCGGCACCCCGGCCCGCGAGCGCCTCGCCGCCGTGGCCGCCAGCACCGACGGCTTCGAGCTCTCGAAGCTCGACGTCGAGCTCCGTCGCGAGGGCGACGTGCTGGGTGCGCGTCAGTCCGGTGTCCGGTCGAGCCTGCGGCTGCTGTCGGTCGTGCGCGACGAACAGGTCATCGCCGACGCGCGCGACGCCGCCGTGGCCGCGCTGGCGTCGGGCGACGTGCCGCCCGACCTCGAGGCGTCGATCCGCCGGCTCGAGGAGTCCGAGCGCGCTGACTACCTGGAGCGGGCATGA
- the rsmD gene encoding 16S rRNA (guanine(966)-N(2))-methyltransferase RsmD, with protein sequence MTRIIAGRWGGRRITTPPGDGTRPTSDRVRESVFASLNSLLGGFDGLRVLDLFAGSGALGLECVSRGAAHADLVESDARAARTIQRNVTELGASARVHRVTAQRYVAANSGPWDLVFLDPPYAVPTEEVASIVAALRPSLVEDAVVVVERSSRDEFTWPEGFDALRDKSYGETRLWYGH encoded by the coding sequence ATGACGCGGATCATCGCCGGGCGGTGGGGAGGCCGCCGCATCACGACGCCCCCGGGCGACGGCACCCGCCCCACCTCCGACCGCGTGCGCGAGTCGGTGTTCGCCTCCCTGAACTCGCTGCTGGGCGGCTTCGACGGACTCCGGGTCCTCGACCTGTTCGCCGGCTCGGGGGCGCTCGGGCTCGAGTGCGTCTCGCGCGGGGCCGCGCACGCCGACCTCGTCGAGTCCGACGCGCGCGCCGCGCGCACGATCCAGCGCAACGTCACCGAGCTGGGCGCGTCGGCGCGCGTGCACCGCGTCACGGCCCAGCGCTACGTGGCTGCGAACAGCGGCCCGTGGGACCTCGTGTTCCTCGATCCTCCGTACGCCGTGCCCACCGAGGAGGTGGCGTCGATCGTCGCCGCGCTGCGCCCCTCCCTGGTGGAGGACGCCGTCGTGGTGGTCGAGCGCTCGAGCCGCGACGAGTTCACGTGGCCCGAGGGGTTCGACGCGCTGCGGGACAAGTCCTACGGCGAGACGCGCCTTTGGTACGGTCACTGA
- the coaD gene encoding pantetheine-phosphate adenylyltransferase, with protein sequence MTRVVCPGSFDPITNGHLDIIERASFLFDEVVVVVLVNESKAGLFPIERRIELIAEATSELENVTLDSYAGLLVDYCAQNDVQAIVKGLRAVSDFDYELQMAQMNGNLTGIDTVFIPTSPDYTFIASSLVKEVARHGGDVNGLVPKHVMNALDAAFGH encoded by the coding sequence ATGACGCGCGTGGTGTGCCCCGGCTCCTTCGACCCCATCACGAACGGCCATCTCGACATCATCGAGCGAGCCTCGTTCCTGTTCGACGAGGTCGTCGTGGTCGTGCTGGTGAACGAGAGCAAGGCGGGGCTCTTCCCGATCGAGCGCCGCATCGAGCTGATCGCGGAGGCGACCTCCGAGCTGGAGAACGTCACGCTCGACTCCTACGCCGGACTGCTCGTCGACTACTGCGCGCAGAACGACGTCCAGGCCATCGTCAAGGGCCTGCGCGCCGTCTCGGACTTCGACTACGAGCTCCAGATGGCCCAGATGAACGGGAACCTGACGGGGATCGACACGGTCTTCATCCCCACCTCGCCGGACTACACGTTCATCGCGTCGAGCCTGGTCAAGGAGGTCGCTCGCCACGGCGGCGACGTCAACGGCCTCGTGCCCAAGCACGTGATGAACGCCCTCGACGCGGCCTTCGGGCACTGA
- the dinB gene encoding DNA polymerase IV, translated as MEAKDDDRFGSILHADLDAFYASVEQRDDPSLRGRPVIVGGGVVLSGSYEARARGVRTAMGGRQALRLCPEAVVVPPRFDAYVAASKAVFAIFRDTTPLVRGLSIDEAFLDVSGLRRLRGPALPIARELRRRVQDETGLPISVGLARTPYLAKVASTLAKPDGLLVVPVDGELEFLHALPVERLWGVGDITAAKLHAARLRTVADVARLTPGELSAIVGRAAGHHLHALANGHDARRVEPGPSRRSIGAQHALGRASFAEADLALLALCDKVGRRMRRAGRTAATVTIRLRFGDFRRSTSSRTLPRPTESTSVISEVARALLTSRRADIERDGITLVGVALSGLDDHGAQLVLPLDDEADPVLDQTLDRVAARFGNAAVRRGSHLGRGWEPRSPVQ; from the coding sequence ATGGAGGCCAAGGACGACGACCGGTTCGGGTCGATCCTCCACGCCGACCTCGACGCGTTCTACGCGTCGGTGGAGCAGCGCGACGACCCGTCCCTGCGCGGGCGCCCGGTGATCGTCGGCGGTGGGGTCGTCCTGTCGGGCTCCTACGAGGCCCGGGCGCGGGGCGTGCGCACGGCCATGGGCGGCCGCCAGGCGCTGCGGCTGTGCCCCGAGGCGGTGGTCGTGCCGCCGCGATTCGACGCGTACGTCGCGGCCAGCAAGGCCGTCTTCGCGATCTTCCGCGACACCACTCCCCTCGTCCGCGGGCTGTCGATCGACGAGGCGTTCCTCGACGTCTCCGGGCTGCGCCGGCTACGCGGCCCCGCCCTGCCGATCGCGCGCGAGCTGCGGCGCCGGGTGCAGGACGAGACGGGTCTGCCGATCTCCGTGGGCCTCGCCCGCACTCCCTACCTCGCCAAGGTCGCCAGCACGCTCGCCAAGCCCGACGGGCTGCTCGTCGTACCGGTCGACGGCGAGCTGGAGTTCCTGCACGCACTGCCCGTCGAGCGGCTGTGGGGCGTGGGCGACATCACCGCGGCGAAGCTGCACGCCGCCCGCCTGCGCACGGTGGCGGACGTCGCGCGGCTGACCCCCGGCGAGCTGTCCGCGATCGTCGGACGCGCCGCGGGTCACCACCTTCACGCGCTCGCGAACGGGCACGACGCCCGCCGGGTCGAGCCCGGCCCCTCACGCCGGTCGATCGGAGCGCAGCACGCGCTGGGCCGCGCCTCCTTCGCCGAGGCCGACCTCGCGCTGCTCGCGCTGTGCGACAAGGTCGGGCGCCGCATGCGCCGGGCGGGCCGGACCGCCGCGACAGTCACGATTCGCTTGCGGTTCGGTGACTTCCGTCGCTCCACGTCGTCGCGCACGCTCCCCCGGCCCACCGAGAGCACCTCGGTGATCTCCGAGGTCGCCCGCGCCCTGCTGACGTCGCGCCGTGCCGACATCGAGCGGGACGGCATCACGCTGGTGGGCGTCGCGCTGTCGGGGCTCGACGACCACGGTGCCCAGCTCGTGCTGCCGCTCGACGACGAGGCCGATCCCGTGCTCGACCAGACCCTCGATCGCGTCGCCGCGCGGTTCGGGAACGCCGCCGTCCGGAGAGGGAGTCACCTCGGGCGCGGCTGGGAGCCTCGGTCGCCCGTGCAGTGA
- a CDS encoding YceD family protein produces the protein MASRPFVFDTQVLGRRPGTEKSYDLVLEAPADLGLPVFGVPEGSPIGLELRLEAVMDGVLATGTASVHAVGECVRCLRDVEEDFDCDFQELYLYEDAGEDELALEDEYLDLEPVLRDAVVLALPHNPLCDPDCPGLCPECGARLADDPDHTHGDAIDPRWSALTHLTERPEE, from the coding sequence GTGGCTTCCCGACCGTTCGTGTTCGACACCCAGGTGTTGGGACGTCGACCCGGTACGGAGAAGTCGTACGATCTCGTCCTCGAGGCACCTGCGGACCTCGGTCTTCCGGTCTTCGGTGTTCCCGAGGGCTCGCCCATCGGTCTGGAGCTTCGGCTCGAGGCAGTGATGGACGGTGTTCTCGCCACCGGAACCGCCTCGGTCCACGCCGTCGGCGAGTGTGTGCGCTGCTTGAGGGACGTCGAAGAGGACTTCGACTGCGACTTCCAGGAGCTCTACCTCTACGAGGACGCGGGCGAGGACGAACTGGCCCTCGAGGACGAGTACCTTGACCTCGAGCCCGTCCTGCGGGACGCGGTGGTGCTCGCACTGCCGCACAACCCGTTGTGTGATCCGGACTGTCCGGGACTGTGCCCCGAGTGTGGGGCCCGGCTCGCGGACGATCCCGACCACACACACGGTGACGCGATCGACCCGAGATGGTCGGCGCTGACCCACCTGACCGAACGACCTGAGGAGTAA
- the rpmF gene encoding 50S ribosomal protein L32 codes for MAVPKRKMSRSNTRHRRSAWKTTAVATVDCANPACNGRVISHRACAECGQYGARGERRQVL; via the coding sequence GTGGCCGTCCCGAAGCGGAAGATGTCGCGCAGCAACACCCGGCACCGCCGTTCTGCGTGGAAGACGACGGCTGTCGCCACCGTCGACTGCGCGAACCCGGCATGCAACGGCAGGGTGATTTCCCACCGTGCCTGCGCCGAGTGCGGCCAGTACGGCGCGCGCGGTGAGCGTCGTCAGGTCCTCTGA
- the rnc gene encoding ribonuclease III yields the protein MSVVRSSDLHDVPELAALSETLGVPDLDPELLTHALTHRSYSYENGQIPNNERLEFLGDSVLGLVVTETLFRGHPDLPEGQLAKLRAAVVSAKALAEVARTLGLGDHLRLGRGEEASGGRNKPSILSDAMEAVLGAVFVEFGIERAADVIHAIFDPVIADAAQMGAGLDWKTSLQEISALHGLGVPAYVLEGTGPDHDKTFTASVVLGAERFDGGTGRSKKDAEQMVAEIAWRAISERAAAAAPAPSPDGARAS from the coding sequence GTGAGCGTCGTCAGGTCCTCTGACCTGCACGACGTGCCCGAGCTCGCGGCACTGAGTGAGACGCTCGGGGTCCCTGATCTGGACCCCGAGCTCCTCACGCATGCCCTGACTCACCGGTCGTACTCCTACGAGAACGGCCAGATCCCGAACAACGAGCGCCTGGAGTTCCTCGGCGACTCGGTGCTCGGCCTCGTGGTCACCGAGACCCTGTTCCGTGGCCACCCCGACCTGCCCGAGGGCCAGCTGGCGAAGCTGCGCGCGGCGGTCGTCAGCGCGAAGGCCCTGGCGGAGGTCGCGCGCACCCTCGGCCTCGGCGACCACCTGCGTCTCGGTCGTGGCGAGGAGGCCTCGGGCGGCCGGAACAAGCCCTCGATCCTCTCCGACGCCATGGAGGCCGTGCTCGGCGCGGTCTTCGTCGAGTTCGGCATCGAGCGCGCCGCCGACGTCATCCACGCGATCTTCGACCCGGTGATCGCCGACGCCGCCCAGATGGGTGCCGGCCTCGACTGGAAGACCTCGCTGCAGGAGATCTCGGCGCTGCACGGACTCGGCGTGCCCGCCTACGTCCTCGAGGGCACCGGCCCCGATCACGACAAGACGTTCACCGCCTCCGTCGTGCTGGGCGCCGAGCGCTTCGACGGCGGCACCGGCCGATCCAAGAAGGACGCCGAGCAGATGGTCGCCGAGATCGCGTGGCGTGCCATCAGCGAGCGTGCCGCCGCGGCCGCCCCAGCCCCGAGCCCCGACGGTGCCCGAGCTTCCTGA
- the mutM gene encoding bifunctional DNA-formamidopyrimidine glycosylase/DNA-(apurinic or apyrimidinic site) lyase: MPELPEVEVVRRGLDDHVVGRTITAVEVLDSRSVRRHGPGPPDFVARLVSRRVESAHRRGKYLWLALDDGSSILTHLGMSGQALISDPDAPPPRHLRITFDLDDGRQLRFADQRIFGGMSVSETDPPTEIAHIALDPLDPAFDDAAFVARLRRRQTGVKRALLDQGLVSGVGNIYADEALWRTRLHYARNTKGLRIAEATELIGHVRDVMTLALEQGGTSFDALYVNVNGQSGYFDRSLNAYGQEGRPCDRCGDLIVREPFMNRSSYLCPTCQPRPRNGRW; encoded by the coding sequence GTGCCCGAGCTTCCTGAGGTCGAGGTCGTCCGGCGCGGCCTGGACGACCACGTGGTCGGGCGCACGATCACCGCGGTGGAGGTGCTCGACTCGCGTTCGGTGCGCCGGCACGGCCCCGGCCCCCCCGACTTCGTCGCCCGCCTCGTCTCCCGCCGGGTCGAGTCGGCCCACCGCCGCGGCAAGTACCTGTGGCTGGCGCTCGACGACGGCTCCAGCATCCTGACCCACCTCGGGATGAGCGGTCAGGCCCTCATCTCCGATCCCGACGCCCCGCCGCCGCGTCACCTGCGCATCACCTTCGACCTGGACGACGGACGTCAGCTGCGCTTCGCCGACCAGCGGATCTTCGGGGGCATGTCGGTCAGCGAGACCGATCCGCCCACCGAGATCGCCCACATCGCGCTCGACCCGCTGGATCCCGCGTTCGACGACGCGGCGTTCGTCGCCCGCCTGCGCCGCCGCCAGACCGGCGTGAAGCGCGCCCTGCTCGACCAGGGCCTGGTCTCTGGGGTGGGCAACATCTACGCCGACGAGGCGCTGTGGCGCACCCGCCTGCACTACGCGCGCAACACGAAGGGGCTGCGGATCGCCGAGGCCACCGAGCTCATCGGGCACGTGCGCGACGTGATGACGCTGGCGCTCGAGCAGGGCGGCACGTCGTTCGACGCGCTGTACGTGAACGTCAACGGGCAGAGCGGCTACTTCGACCGCTCGCTGAACGCCTACGGCCAGGAGGGCCGGCCCTGCGACCGCTGCGGCGACCTCATCGTGCGTGAGCCGTTCATGAACCGCTCGTCCTACCTGTGCCCCACGTGCCAGCCGCGGCCTCGCAACGGTCGCTGGTGA
- a CDS encoding deoxyguanosinetriphosphate triphosphohydrolase has translation MDRYGSEARERVVPEPAKRSGRTSFERDRARILHSSALRRLAGKTQVMGAGTDDFVRNRLTHSLEVAQVARELGKSLGCGPEIVDSAALSHDLGHPPFGHNGETALNEVAASIGGFEGNAQTLRILSRLEAKTFDARGRSVGLNLARATLSSCVKYPWRRGERDTPKFGVYEDDLRVFEWLDMKGRLTMEAQVMDLSDDIAYSVHDVEDGVVGNWFSLVGDLDTPGSWRVARDWYDASATDDRLDAALERLRALPEWPASAFTADRSSQAVLKSLTSALIGRFAGAAYEATVERWGTGPLVRYEGELEVPRDTLDEINVLKSLAAHHVMRADPRVRDLAQQRDLLHGLVAHLRLKGEGELEPEFATDFRAAADDAQRLRVIVDQVASLTDASAHAWARRLLG, from the coding sequence GTGGACCGGTACGGGAGCGAGGCGCGCGAGCGGGTCGTGCCCGAGCCGGCGAAGCGCTCGGGACGCACCTCGTTCGAGCGCGACCGTGCCCGGATCCTGCACTCCTCCGCACTGCGGCGCCTGGCCGGCAAGACCCAGGTGATGGGCGCCGGCACCGACGACTTCGTCCGCAACCGGCTGACCCACTCGCTCGAGGTCGCCCAGGTCGCCCGCGAGCTGGGAAAGAGCCTGGGCTGCGGCCCCGAGATCGTCGACTCCGCCGCGCTGTCGCACGACCTCGGGCACCCGCCGTTCGGGCACAACGGCGAGACGGCGCTCAACGAGGTCGCCGCGTCGATCGGGGGCTTCGAGGGCAACGCCCAGACGCTGCGGATCCTGTCGCGCCTCGAGGCCAAGACCTTCGACGCCAGGGGCCGCAGCGTGGGCCTCAACCTGGCCCGCGCGACGTTGTCTTCGTGCGTGAAGTACCCGTGGCGTCGCGGCGAGCGGGACACCCCGAAGTTCGGCGTCTACGAGGACGACCTGCGCGTGTTCGAGTGGCTGGACATGAAGGGCCGGCTGACGATGGAGGCGCAGGTCATGGACCTGTCGGACGACATCGCCTACTCGGTCCACGACGTGGAGGACGGGGTCGTCGGGAACTGGTTCAGCCTCGTCGGCGACCTCGACACGCCGGGCTCCTGGCGCGTGGCGCGTGACTGGTACGACGCGAGCGCCACCGACGACCGGCTCGACGCGGCGCTGGAGCGGCTGCGGGCACTGCCCGAGTGGCCGGCGTCGGCGTTCACGGCCGACCGGTCGTCCCAGGCGGTCCTCAAGAGCCTGACCAGCGCCCTCATCGGTCGGTTCGCCGGCGCCGCGTACGAGGCCACCGTGGAGCGATGGGGGACCGGTCCGCTCGTGCGCTACGAGGGCGAGCTCGAGGTGCCGCGCGACACCCTCGACGAGATCAACGTGCTCAAGTCACTGGCGGCGCACCACGTGATGCGGGCCGACCCGCGCGTGCGCGACCTCGCGCAGCAGCGCGACCTGCTGCACGGGCTCGTGGCCCACCTGCGACTCAAGGGCGAGGGCGAGCTGGAGCCGGAGTTCGCCACCGACTTCCGGGCCGCGGCGGACGACGCCCAGCGCCTGCGCGTGATCGTCGACCAGGTGGCCAGCCTCACCGATGCCTCGGCGCACGCGTGGGCGCGCCGGCTGCTGGGCTGA